In the Oceanivirga salmonicida genome, GATGAGAAAAGATTGATTTTAGATTTATTAACTAATTTTAAAAATAATATCATAGATAATAAAAATAAAACTGCAATATATAATACAATAATTAAAGAAGAAAATATAATATTAGATTACGAAGCAATTAATATTGAACATGCAGTATCAAAATCACTAAGTATACTAGAAAAAGAATATATAGATAAATCATATACTAATGAAGTTTTAAAAATATTAAAAAAATCTCCTGATTTTATAATCATATATAATGGAGTTATTATACCTCATACAAAAAATAAAAATAATGTATTTAAAAGTGGAATGTCAATAATTTATTTAAATAAACCTATAAAAATGAAAAATATTAATGAAAAAATAGAAGTAATTGTTAGCTTTGCAATAAAAGATGAAAAAGATTTAACAGATATGATTTTTACTATGATAACAAAAGTCTTTAATAATGATTTTAAAGATTTGCTTATTAAAAAAAACAAATTAAAAATAATTGAATATTTAAATGATAAGAAGAAGGATTAATTTATAAAATAGAAGGGAATTTTGATATGTTTAGTAAAGAATTAATATTTTTAGATTATGAATTTTTGGACTCAAATGATTTTTTTAAATTTATAAGTTCAAAATTAGAAGAATTGGGAATAGTAAAAGAAAGTTATTTAAATTCTATCCTTGAAAGAGAAAAAAGTTTTCCTACAGGTATAGAAACAAAATTTGGAATAAATATAGCAATACCTCATACTGTGTGTACTCATACTAATAAGGAAGTAATAGCAATAACAAGATTATCCAAACCCCTTAAATTTTATTCTATTGAAAATGACAATAAATTATTAGATGTTAAATTGATATTTAATTTATTAGTTGTAAATCCAGATAATCAAATAAAATTTTTAATGAGTTTTATGAAAATTTTTCAGGATTATAATTTGCTTAAATTTTTAATGATTGAAAAAGATATTGATAAAATTATAGAAAAATTAAATGTTTTTATTGAAAGGGAGAGATGATAAAATGAAAAAAATTATTGTAGCATGCGGGGGTGCAGTAGCAACTTCAACGGTAGCGGCTAATAGAATAAAACAGTTATGTATGGAAAATAATATTGATATAGAAATTGTTCAGTGTAGAATTAGTGAAATAGAAGCTAATTTAGATAAAGTTTCTCTAATAGCTACTACAATGAAAACAAAAAAAGACTATGGTGATATACCTGTTATAACTGTTATGGGATTTATTAGTGGAATAAATGAAGATGCATTAATTGAGAAAATATTAAAAATATTAAAATAAGGGGGTAAATTTTATGCAATTTATTAAGTATATTTTAGATGTAGGACCAGCAGTTATGTTACCATTGGTAATATTGATAATTGGGTTAAGTTTTGGTCTTAAAATTGGTAAAGCCTTTTATTCAGCATTATCAATTGGAATTGGGTTTGTTGGTATAGGGCTTATAGTTGGACTAATGCAAACAAGCATAGGACCAGCTGCAAAACAAATGGCTGAAAATTTTGGGTTAAGTTTAAATGTCGTTGATTTAGGTTGGCCTGGTAGTAGTCCAATGACTTGGGCAAGTAGTATAGCTATTGTTGCAATACCTATAGCTGTATTAGTAAATATAGTAATGTTAATAACTAAAACAACTAAAGTAGTAAATGTAGATATATGGAATATATGGCATATGACATTTACGGGAGCACTGGCTTATATAGCAACATCTAATTATTGGATAGGAATAGGTGGAATTATTGTACATGCTATAATATCTTATAAATTTGGAGATTGGTTTAGATATGATATTGAAGGATATTTTGGAATGGAGGGTATAGCAGTTCCTCATGGG is a window encoding:
- the gatB gene encoding PTS galactitol transporter subunit IIB is translated as MKKIIVACGGAVATSTVAANRIKQLCMENNIDIEIVQCRISEIEANLDKVSLIATTMKTKKDYGDIPVITVMGFISGINEDALIEKILKILK
- a CDS encoding PTS sugar transporter subunit IIA translates to DEKRLILDLLTNFKNNIIDNKNKTAIYNTIIKEENIILDYEAINIEHAVSKSLSILEKEYIDKSYTNEVLKILKKSPDFIIIYNGVIIPHTKNKNNVFKSGMSIIYLNKPIKMKNINEKIEVIVSFAIKDEKDLTDMIFTMITKVFNNDFKDLLIKKNKLKIIEYLNDKKKD
- a CDS encoding PTS sugar transporter subunit IIA — translated: MFSKELIFLDYEFLDSNDFFKFISSKLEELGIVKESYLNSILEREKSFPTGIETKFGINIAIPHTVCTHTNKEVIAITRLSKPLKFYSIENDNKLLDVKLIFNLLVVNPDNQIKFLMSFMKIFQDYNLLKFLMIEKDIDKIIEKLNVFIERER